The following proteins are co-located in the Mycolicibacterium goodii genome:
- the pe gene encoding acyltransferase PE — protein MRRLLAVGTAFSTIGTAGFFGLGVAAADDNKPVDPAPGAHAEAPPMGTPGRGYALGGAHVLGIPYDEYIMRTGAEWFPGLDRQIVDYPAGQVQGHTLERLFPGIGAFGDRIMPGLGLDGPSYGESIDVGAPNLINAIRQGGPGTVIGLSEGASVLDEVQARLAYDPAAPPPDQLSFATYGNPVGKHAFGESFLTQMFPVGSVVPSLDYRIPAPVESQYDTYQFVSAYDSIADWPDRPDNWISVANAIVGLATGHTAVAFTNPSMVPPQNIRTTVNSRGAKTTTIMIPEEHLPLVLPFKYLGVDKDTLNKLDGVLQPYVDAGYSRNDDPLTAPVTVDPVNGYDPAAVTAPATQAAFGGGTDPVSQLLAGLQYVLNNQPARP, from the coding sequence ATGAGACGACTACTCGCGGTCGGCACGGCGTTCTCCACGATCGGCACCGCAGGGTTTTTCGGGCTCGGTGTCGCGGCCGCCGATGACAACAAACCGGTCGACCCGGCACCCGGCGCCCATGCCGAGGCGCCGCCGATGGGCACGCCAGGACGCGGTTACGCGCTCGGCGGTGCGCACGTGCTGGGCATCCCCTACGACGAATACATCATGCGAACCGGCGCGGAGTGGTTCCCCGGCCTCGACCGGCAGATCGTCGACTACCCGGCCGGACAGGTCCAGGGTCACACCCTGGAGCGGCTGTTCCCCGGGATCGGGGCATTCGGGGACCGCATCATGCCCGGCCTCGGCCTCGACGGTCCCAGTTACGGCGAATCGATCGACGTCGGCGCGCCCAACCTGATCAACGCGATCCGCCAGGGCGGCCCGGGAACGGTGATCGGCCTGTCCGAGGGCGCCTCGGTGCTCGACGAGGTGCAGGCGCGGCTGGCCTACGACCCGGCCGCACCGCCGCCGGACCAGTTGAGCTTCGCGACGTACGGCAACCCGGTCGGCAAGCATGCCTTCGGCGAGAGTTTCCTGACGCAGATGTTCCCGGTCGGCAGCGTCGTCCCGTCCCTCGACTACCGCATCCCGGCACCGGTGGAAAGCCAGTACGACACCTACCAGTTCGTCTCGGCGTACGACAGCATCGCGGACTGGCCGGATCGGCCGGACAACTGGATCTCGGTCGCCAACGCGATCGTGGGCCTGGCGACCGGGCACACCGCGGTCGCGTTCACCAACCCGAGCATGGTGCCGCCACAGAACATCCGGACCACCGTCAACTCGCGCGGCGCGAAGACGACGACGATCATGATCCCCGAGGAGCACCTGCCGCTGGTGCTGCCGTTCAAGTACCTCGGTGTGGACAAGGACACGCTCAACAAGCTCGACGGGGTGCTCCAGCCGTACGTGGACGCCGGCTACTCGCGCAACGACGATCCGCTGACCGCGCCCGTCACCGTCGACCCGGTCAACGGCTACGACCCGGCGGCCGTCACGGCACCGGCCACCCAGGCCGCCTTCGGCGGAGGCACCGACCCGGTGTCGCAGTTGCTCGCCGGGTTGCAGTATGTGCTGAACAATCAGCCGGCACGGCCCTGA
- a CDS encoding AMP-binding protein codes for MLHGRASLRPHDVAFTFTHYDDDPSGVAESLTWSALARRTVNVAAEIRRHGAVGDRALILAPQSLEYILAFLGSMQAGLVAVPLPLPHRGSGHDRVSAVFADTEPTVVLTTSTAVKDVEEFVASAGMNPTIIEIDSLALDSDSGADLAPAELPSVAYLQYSSGSTRQPTGVMVSHRNLTANFDQLMRSFFAEFPLPQDATLVSWLPFYHDMGLVLGVCAPILCGRPAQLTSPVAFLERPSRWVRALAENPHAWSSAPNFAFDLAARKTSDEDLAGLDLGGVVGIISGAERVEPATLRRFVDRFAHFNFADHMMRPAYGLAEATVFVAASTWDENSPAGYFDAAELSAGRVGPSAPRKGTALVRYQVPQSPSLRIVDGETRREIPADVVGEIWVHGDNVAEGYWGKPSDQSTFGATLLDPSPGTPDGPWLRTGDLGFIHAGGLYIVGRIKDVLIIRGRNHYPEDIEATVQAITHGRVAAISVPVNSTEELVTVIELKKPADLDADAIRRFGEVKSNVTAAVANAHGLSVADLVLVPSGSLPTTTSGKIRRAACAEQYRQKQFVRLDG; via the coding sequence ATGCTGCATGGCCGTGCCAGCCTGCGTCCTCATGACGTCGCGTTCACCTTCACCCATTACGACGACGATCCGTCCGGCGTCGCGGAGAGCCTGACCTGGTCCGCGTTGGCGCGCCGGACGGTGAACGTGGCCGCCGAGATCCGCCGCCACGGCGCCGTCGGTGACCGGGCACTGATCCTGGCGCCGCAGAGTCTGGAGTACATCCTCGCGTTCCTCGGGTCGATGCAGGCCGGGCTCGTTGCGGTGCCGTTGCCGCTGCCGCACCGCGGTTCCGGACATGACCGGGTGAGCGCGGTCTTCGCCGACACCGAACCGACGGTGGTGCTGACGACGTCGACGGCGGTCAAGGATGTCGAGGAGTTCGTCGCATCGGCGGGTATGAATCCGACGATCATCGAGATCGATTCGCTGGCTTTGGATTCCGACAGCGGAGCCGATCTGGCGCCTGCCGAGTTGCCCAGCGTCGCGTATCTGCAGTACAGCTCGGGGTCCACCCGGCAGCCGACCGGGGTCATGGTCTCGCACCGCAACCTCACCGCGAATTTCGATCAGCTGATGCGGAGCTTCTTCGCGGAGTTCCCGCTGCCGCAGGATGCGACGCTCGTATCGTGGCTGCCGTTCTACCACGACATGGGTCTGGTGCTGGGGGTCTGCGCGCCGATCCTGTGCGGCCGCCCCGCCCAACTCACCAGCCCGGTGGCCTTCCTGGAACGTCCGTCCCGGTGGGTGCGGGCGCTCGCCGAGAACCCGCACGCCTGGTCCTCGGCACCCAACTTCGCGTTCGACCTGGCGGCCCGCAAGACCAGCGACGAGGACCTTGCCGGTCTGGACCTCGGCGGGGTCGTCGGCATCATCAGCGGCGCCGAACGGGTGGAACCGGCCACGTTGCGCCGGTTCGTCGATCGCTTCGCGCACTTCAACTTCGCCGATCACATGATGCGTCCCGCGTACGGCCTGGCCGAGGCGACGGTGTTCGTGGCCGCGAGCACGTGGGACGAGAACTCGCCGGCGGGATACTTCGACGCGGCCGAGTTGAGCGCGGGCCGGGTCGGTCCCAGCGCGCCGCGCAAGGGCACCGCACTGGTGAGATACCAGGTGCCGCAATCACCTTCGCTGCGCATCGTCGACGGCGAGACCCGCCGCGAGATCCCGGCTGATGTGGTGGGCGAGATCTGGGTGCACGGCGACAACGTCGCCGAGGGCTACTGGGGCAAACCGTCGGACCAGAGCACGTTCGGCGCAACACTTCTCGACCCGTCGCCGGGCACCCCGGACGGGCCGTGGCTGCGCACCGGCGACCTCGGCTTCATCCACGCCGGCGGGTTGTACATCGTCGGACGTATCAAGGACGTCCTGATCATCCGGGGCCGCAACCACTATCCCGAGGACATCGAGGCCACGGTGCAGGCCATCACCCACGGTCGGGTGGCGGCGATCTCGGTTCCGGTGAACAGCACCGAGGAATTGGTGACCGTCATCGAACTCAAGAAGCCGGCAGACCTCGACGCCGACGCCATCCGCCGGTTCGGCGAGGTCAAGAGCAACGTCACCGCCGCGGTGGCCAACGCGCACGGCCTGAGCGTCGCCGATCTCGTGCTGGTGCCGTCGGGGTCGCTGCCGACCACGACCAGCGGCAAGATCCGGCGCGCGGCCTGCGCCGAGCAGTATCGGCAGAAGCAGTTCGTCAGGTTGGACGGCTGA
- a CDS encoding GAP family protein, translated as MWIPLLLMAVVISLEPFRIGMTVLMINRPQPALQLSTFLAGGFVMGTAVGMVVLFVMRPALGSAHFTLPRVQIAVGVVILVNAILVATGLLGGRRPDGAPPGRVSRMLGPVADRTRKLLTGSSLWAAGVAGLGIALPSVDYLAALALIVASGAAASTQFGALMLFNVVAFALVEIPLLCYLVAPERTRATLAAVYDRLKARGRHGFAALLAVVGCMLLAVGCAAL; from the coding sequence ATGTGGATCCCGCTCCTGCTGATGGCCGTCGTGATCAGTCTGGAGCCGTTCCGGATCGGCATGACGGTGCTGATGATCAACCGCCCTCAGCCGGCCCTGCAGCTGTCCACTTTTCTCGCGGGCGGTTTCGTGATGGGCACCGCCGTGGGCATGGTCGTGCTGTTCGTGATGCGGCCCGCGCTCGGCTCGGCGCATTTCACGCTGCCCAGGGTGCAGATCGCGGTGGGGGTGGTGATCCTGGTCAACGCCATCCTGGTGGCCACCGGCCTGCTGGGCGGCCGACGTCCCGACGGGGCGCCACCGGGACGGGTGAGCCGGATGCTCGGTCCCGTCGCCGACCGCACGCGCAAACTCCTCACCGGGAGCTCACTGTGGGCGGCGGGCGTGGCGGGCCTGGGCATCGCGTTGCCGTCCGTGGACTACCTGGCCGCGCTGGCGCTGATCGTCGCATCCGGTGCCGCCGCGTCGACCCAGTTCGGCGCGTTGATGTTGTTCAACGTGGTGGCGTTCGCGCTCGTGGAGATCCCGCTGCTGTGCTATCTGGTGGCGCCGGAGCGCACCCGCGCGACGCTGGCCGCGGTGTACGACCGGCTCAAGGCGCGCGGGCGGCACGGCTTCGCGGCGCTGCTGGCCGTCGTCGGCTGCATGCTGCTGGCCGTGGGGTGCGCCGCGCTGTAG
- a CDS encoding RND family transporter, whose protein sequence is MRKLADLVVRWPLAVIGVWIAMAIALPLSFPSLGEMAEKHPLQILPAEAPSSVAAAKMAEAFQESGNDDLMLVALINENGLTPDDEAVYRKIVDALRADLINVVSVQDFISTPQLRPFLTSQDKTTWVLPVSLEGELGTPRAFESFNRVSDIVEHNSPDGPLQVHITGPAATVADLTVAGQQDRLPIEIAIAVLVLGVLLLVYRSAVTMLLPLVTIGSSLVIAQAVVAGYSQLTGSGVSNQAIVFLSAIMAGAGTDYAVFLISRYHDFLRSGQGFDEAVRAAMVSIGKVVAASATTVGLTFLLLSFAKMGVFRTVGVAAAIGIGVAFLAGVTLLPAILVVAGPRGWVKPRRELTARFWRKSGIRIVRRPVTHLVGSLLVLALLAGFSLVAHYNYDDRKVVSPEASSSLGYAAVEKHFPISQSIPEYILIQSPHDLRNPRALADLEQLASRVAQLPDVGLVSGITRPLGEVPPEFRATFQAGIVGDRLADGSTQINQRSSDLNRLASGAKTLADSLADVRAQINQIAPSIQSLVETFSSVRTEYGGDKLVRDVDTTAKLVASINALGNAMGINLAAVKDMFAWIGPVLTALQGNPVCDANPSCAATRAQFERVLDSSNEGNLNQINQLAQQLQSVEDRESLNTAVKKLNDAMKNVAKAVSAMGLDKPGGPQKGMTELQQGANRLAGGSREVAGGVDELVKQVKVIAAGLNEASTFLLTMRNNAADPSQAGFNIPPEVFGLEDFKKASAAYISPDGRSVRYLVQTKLNPFSAEAMDQVNQIGDIARGAQPNTTLADAEISMGGFPVSLRDTRDYYQQDIRYIIIATLIVVLLTLMVLLRTVIAPLYMVGSVVVSYFAAMGLGVLAFQIIGGQQLHWSVPPLAFVVLVAVGADYNMLFVSRLRDESPHSVRYGVIRTLSSTGGVITAAGLIFAASMAGLLFSSIGIVVQGGFVIGVGILLDTFVVRTITVPAIAALVGRANWWPSRIGTPPSKSRAPAEVG, encoded by the coding sequence ATGCGTAAGCTAGCCGATCTTGTGGTGCGGTGGCCCCTGGCGGTGATCGGGGTCTGGATCGCGATGGCCATCGCCCTGCCGCTTTCGTTCCCGTCACTCGGTGAGATGGCCGAGAAGCACCCGCTGCAGATCCTCCCCGCCGAGGCACCGTCGAGTGTCGCGGCGGCGAAAATGGCCGAGGCATTTCAGGAATCGGGCAACGACGACCTGATGCTGGTCGCGCTGATCAACGAGAACGGACTGACACCCGACGACGAGGCCGTCTACCGCAAGATCGTCGACGCGCTGCGCGCCGATCTGATCAACGTGGTGTCGGTGCAGGATTTCATCAGCACCCCGCAGCTGCGGCCGTTTCTGACCAGCCAGGACAAGACCACCTGGGTCCTGCCGGTCAGCCTCGAAGGTGAGCTCGGCACCCCGCGGGCCTTCGAATCCTTCAACCGGGTATCCGACATCGTCGAACACAACTCCCCGGACGGCCCACTGCAGGTGCACATCACCGGGCCCGCGGCCACCGTGGCCGACCTGACCGTCGCCGGACAGCAGGACCGGCTGCCCATCGAGATCGCGATCGCCGTGCTGGTGCTCGGGGTGCTGCTGCTGGTGTACCGCAGCGCGGTCACCATGCTGCTGCCGTTGGTGACCATCGGTTCGTCGCTGGTGATCGCGCAGGCCGTGGTGGCGGGCTATTCACAGCTCACCGGGTCCGGGGTGTCGAACCAGGCCATCGTGTTCCTCAGCGCCATCATGGCGGGCGCCGGAACCGACTACGCGGTGTTCCTCATCAGCCGCTATCACGACTTCCTGCGCTCGGGTCAGGGCTTCGACGAGGCGGTCCGGGCGGCGATGGTCTCGATCGGCAAGGTGGTCGCGGCGTCCGCCACCACCGTGGGGCTGACGTTCCTGCTGCTGAGCTTCGCGAAGATGGGCGTGTTCAGAACCGTCGGCGTTGCCGCGGCGATCGGCATCGGCGTCGCGTTCCTCGCCGGTGTGACACTGCTCCCGGCGATCCTGGTGGTGGCCGGACCGCGCGGCTGGGTCAAGCCGCGACGGGAACTGACCGCCCGGTTCTGGCGGAAATCCGGTATCCGGATCGTGCGCCGCCCGGTCACCCATCTGGTGGGCAGCCTGCTGGTGCTCGCCCTGCTGGCGGGTTTCTCCCTCGTCGCGCACTACAACTACGACGACCGCAAGGTGGTCTCGCCGGAGGCGTCGAGCTCGCTCGGCTATGCCGCGGTCGAAAAGCACTTCCCCATCAGCCAGTCCATCCCCGAGTACATCCTCATCCAGTCGCCGCACGATCTGCGCAACCCGCGGGCACTGGCCGACCTGGAACAGCTGGCCTCACGCGTCGCGCAACTGCCGGACGTCGGCCTGGTCAGCGGCATCACCCGCCCGCTGGGGGAGGTGCCGCCGGAATTCCGTGCCACCTTCCAGGCCGGCATCGTCGGCGACCGGCTGGCCGACGGTTCCACCCAGATCAACCAGCGCTCGTCGGACCTCAACCGGCTCGCCTCCGGCGCCAAGACGCTGGCCGACAGCCTCGCCGACGTGCGGGCGCAGATCAACCAGATCGCCCCGAGCATCCAGAGCCTGGTCGAGACGTTCTCGTCGGTGCGCACCGAGTACGGCGGCGACAAACTGGTCCGTGACGTCGACACCACCGCCAAGCTCGTCGCGAGCATCAACGCGCTCGGCAACGCCATGGGCATCAACCTCGCCGCGGTCAAGGACATGTTCGCCTGGATCGGTCCGGTCCTGACCGCACTGCAGGGCAACCCGGTGTGCGACGCCAACCCTTCGTGCGCGGCGACCCGTGCCCAGTTCGAGCGTGTCCTCGACTCCAGCAATGAAGGCAATCTCAACCAGATCAACCAGCTCGCCCAACAACTCCAGAGCGTCGAGGACCGCGAGTCCCTCAACACCGCGGTCAAGAAACTCAACGACGCCATGAAGAACGTCGCCAAGGCCGTCAGCGCCATGGGGCTGGACAAACCGGGCGGGCCGCAGAAGGGGATGACCGAGCTGCAACAGGGCGCCAACCGCCTGGCGGGCGGCAGCCGCGAGGTCGCCGGCGGCGTCGACGAACTCGTCAAGCAGGTCAAGGTGATCGCCGCCGGTCTCAACGAGGCGTCGACGTTCCTGCTGACCATGCGCAACAACGCGGCCGACCCGTCGCAGGCGGGGTTCAACATCCCACCCGAGGTGTTCGGGCTTGAGGACTTCAAGAAGGCCTCGGCGGCCTACATCTCGCCCGACGGCCGCTCGGTGCGGTATCTGGTGCAGACCAAACTCAACCCGTTCAGCGCCGAGGCGATGGACCAGGTCAACCAGATCGGCGACATCGCGCGCGGCGCCCAACCGAACACCACCCTGGCCGACGCCGAGATCTCGATGGGCGGCTTCCCGGTGTCGTTGCGGGACACCCGGGACTACTACCAGCAGGACATCCGGTACATCATCATCGCGACGCTGATCGTGGTGTTGCTGACGCTGATGGTGCTGCTGCGCACGGTCATCGCGCCGCTGTACATGGTGGGTTCGGTGGTGGTCTCCTACTTCGCGGCGATGGGTCTCGGTGTCCTCGCGTTCCAGATCATCGGGGGCCAACAGTTGCACTGGAGTGTGCCGCCGTTGGCGTTCGTCGTGCTGGTGGCGGTCGGTGCGGACTACAACATGCTGTTCGTGTCGCGGCTGCGCGACGAGTCTCCGCACAGCGTGCGCTACGGCGTCATCCGTACGCTCAGTTCGACCGGCGGTGTGATCACCGCGGCGGGACTGATCTTCGCGGCGTCGATGGCGGGGTTGCTGTTCTCCAGCATCGGCATCGTGGTGCAGGGCGGTTTCGTGATCGGTGTGGGAATCCTGCTCGACACCTTCGTGGTTCGCACCATCACCGTCCCCGCGATCGCGGCTTTGGTGGGCCGGGCGAACTGGTGGCCGTCCAGGATCGGGACACCACCGTCGAAATCGCGGGCGCCCGCCGAGGTCGGCTAG